ATCCTCCTCATATCAGCTATCATTACTCCGATCCTCGTCCTCTTTGCAGAACCGCTTGCCGTTGCAATCGGCGCGGGAGACGCAGCAGAGCTGACCGCGACCTATGCTCGTATCGTCTTTCTGGGGACGCCCTTCCTCCTCTTCTGCTCGGTCGCCTATGCGATCTTCAATGCCGAGGGATCGACGAGGAAGACGATGTACGCGATGGGTGCATCGGCGGTCCTCAACTGTATCCTCGATCCAATCCTGATCTATCCGATGGGCTTTGGCATCGCTGGAGCGGCAATGGCGACGGTCATCTCGATCCTCGCTGTGACAGTGGTCATCTGCTACTGGCTCTTTGTTGAGAGGTCCACCTATGTGACGCTGCGGCGATCTGATCTCCGGCCGGAGAAGAAGACGACTGCGGATATCATGACAGTCGGGATTCCTGCAAGCCTCCAGTTTGTGATGATGTCCGCCGTGGCACTCCTCATCAACGCCCTCCTTCTCCGGACGACAGGGACATCCGGGGTTGCTGTCTATACCGCGGGCTGGCGGGTCGTCCTCTTCTCGATCATCCCGCTCATCGGGATCAGTACCGCCCTCATCTCCATCTCCGGTGCGGCATATGGGGCACGTGACCACCAGAGGCTGAAGAGCATCCATCGGATCGCTCTTCAGTACGGGCTTCTCATCTCCCTTATCCTGACAGCAGCAACCTGGATCCTCGCACCTGCCCTTGCAGCCATCTTCACCTACTCTCCGGAGAGCGCCCATATGGCACCAGGGATCACGGCCTTCCTCAGAACCATCTGCTGGTTCTTCCCGTTTGTACCGGCAGGTATCTTCTCATCAGCCGTCTTCCAGGGGACCGGGAAGGGGCTCTCCGCATTGATCCTTGAATTCTGCAGAAATATCCTCTTCATCACGGTCTTCATCCAGGTGCTGGGGATCACACTTGGGTTTGGCGAGACCGGGATCTGGTGGGGAGTCGTTGCCGGGAACTGCTGTGGCGGGTTGCTTGGGTTCCTCTGGACACGCCGCTATATCGCAGGATTGATCCGGCATGGATAATACCGCAGACCCCTCTACCAGAGAGAGAGGGAATGGACCATGGACAGAGTCATCGGGGAAATACGGGCCATTCTGCAGGACGGGGGAGATCCGGAGCTTGCGGAGAGGGGAAAAAGGTTCTTCAAGGAAAAGGTGACCTCTTACGGCTTCAGGACGGCTGAGGTGACCAGAATTGCAAAGGAGTTCTGGAAAAGGATAGCAGCGAGGGAGAAGGAGGAGATATTTAGCCTCTCCGAAGAGCTCTTCAGCTCAGGGTATCTCGAAGAGGCATTCATCGCCTGTACGTGGCTTCCGATGCTGAAAGGCCGGTTTGAGCCTGCCGACATGGATATCTTCGAGGACTGGATCGGGAGATATATCAAAAACTGGGCAACCTGTGATACCTTCTGCAACCATACGGTGGGAGACCTCCTGATGCAGTTCCCTGACTGTACAGAGTATCTTCTTGGCTGGACCGGGTCAGGGAACCGGTGGTTCAGACGGGCGGCGGCGGTCTCCCTCATCGTTCCGGCAAGGAAGGGTGATTTTCTCCCCGAGGTCTTTGCAATTGCAGATCGCCTCCTCACCGATGAGGATGATCTCGTCAGGAAGGGGTATGGATGGCTTCTGAAGGAGGCAAGCCGGGTCCACCGCGACGAGGTTTTTGCCTACGTCCAGGAGAAGAAGCCGATGATGCCGAAGACGGCCCTTCGGTATGCGATTGAGCTGATGCCGGCTGATATGCGGGCAGAAGCGATGAAGAAGGATTGGACGTAGGGAGACTTTTTCAATAGTACACATAAAAAAAGTGGGATGAAGCTGTTCCATCAGGGAAGACGGAGCGAGGAGGCCGGATCAGAACCTGTCAAAAACAGTATCAGGCACTCTCCCCTTCACCTTCTTCCGGGGAGGGATGTCAGAGATATCTGCTGCATCCATCTCACGAAAGCGGGATGACCACTTCTTCTGCACCCTCTCGTCACGAAGAATCTTTCTCGTATGCCTATCGGGGTTCTTGACAGCCAGATATTCGGATATATCATCAAGGCCGCCGAGATACTCCTCCTGATAGAGGATATCCCGTGAATTTCGCGTATTCTTTCGCGGCATCTATCTCACGTATCGATAAATCGTTGTCTCATGAAAATCATAAATATTTCTCTCACGGCATGGAGGAGGGGGGAGGGATCCGGATTCCTTTTTATCTTTGGTGCCGTTATCTTCGTATGAGATGGTGGAATGCCGTAATTGTAGCCCTTCTCCTCATCACACTCCCGAGTGCAGGGTGTGTCGGAGAAGAGAAGCTGAATGATGAGATGGAAGAGCTTGTAGCCGGATCCATCAGCCTGATCGAGAGGGAGCTCATCGCCATAACGGAGATCACAGATCAAAATGCCGATCTCCTCTCGGAGAAGGGGCTCGATTCCCCTGATGCCCTTACGATCATGGGCGATCGCCTCCGGACGATCCCCTATGCACATTCATCACTCGTCATCGGGGCAGACGGAGTCGTCATCAGCGCCGTTCCCGAAGAGTATGCCGGGATCGTGGGAATGGATCTCTCCTTCCAGCCTGCCGTCCGGCGAGCCAATAGCGAACAGGTGCCGATCGTCTCGGATCTCTTCTGGCTCGTCGAAGGATTCTACGGTATCTCCCAGAGCAGCCCGATCTTCGATGCCGATGGGGAGTACCTTGGGTATACCGATATCACGTATGAACCGGAGATCCTGATCCGCCGGGTCATCACCCCCCTCCTTTGGGAGAGGCCGTATGATCTCTGGGTCACCGATACCAATGGAACGATCCTCTATGATACCACCGCCGAGGAGATCGGGAGGAATCTCTTCATCGATCCGGCATATCAGACCGGAAACCTCCAGGAAGTCTTTATGGAGATCGTCTCGTCAGCGAGCGGGAGCACTGAGTATACCTTCTGGGACCGGCACTGGGGTCAGGAGGTCAGAAAAGAGGCTGTCTGGGGGACGGCCGGAGTCTATGGTGCCGAGTGGAGGGTGGTCACTACCCGGAGCATCGGGCAGGAGCGACCGGATGCAACCCTCGATCTCCGTCCGGTTCCAGGAGCTGATGAGATCGATGCGATGAGGGCATTTGTGGATGATGCAGCAGCCTATGCCCGGCTGCATGGGAGAGAAGAGGCAGCTGCCGCCTTCAATGATCCGGAGGGACCATTCGTTGATGGTGAGTTGTATATCTTTGCCTATGCGATGGATGGAACAACAGTCGCACTCCCCTTCCAGCAGGGGCTCATCGGTGAGAACCGGATGGCTGTCACCGACCGGCACGGGGTCCGGTTTATTATGGATCTCATCGGGATGGCAGAGAGAGGAGGAGGTAGCCTCTACTACATCTATCCAAATCCCCAAAATGAGTTCCGGGATGAACTGAAGATCTCATATGTGACTCCCGTCGATGAGACCTGGTTTGTCGGATCCGGCATCTATCTCCCGGGAAGAGCGGCAGCCTTCAGCCAGGATGAGATCGATGCCCTCACCAGCCGTGTCCATGACGCACGGGATGGTGCGATGAAGCTTGGAAGAGAAGAGGCTCTTGCCGCATTCAATGATCAGGAGAGGGAGTTTGCAGCAGGAGAGGCGTATATCTTCGCCTACGGAATGGACGGCACCACACTCGCCCTCCCCTTCCAGCCAGAGGTGATAGGATCAGACCGGAGCAGTTTCAGGGATCGGTTCGGTGTTCCTGTGCTCCTCTGGGAGATAGATGTTGCAGCGAGGGGGGGCGGATTCGTCTATGTCACCTACCACAGCCCGGTGACGGGTGAAGAGGGGCTGAAGCTCTGCTATGTCACACCCGTCGATGATGCATGGTTTGTTGGATCAGGAATATACGCATAATAATCGGTGGGATCAAAATCCCACCTCGATCAATCCGTCCGACGATCCGGTGATCGACTCTCCGCCACCAGGCCGTACAAGGTACGTATTTTCTGTTCCGACCATTCCAACCCCGGTTACACCGATCTTCGGCTCAATGGCAATCGCCATCCCGGAGGTGAGCGGCTCATCGAACCCTTCTGCAATGACCGGGTACTCATCCACCTGGAGTCCGACACCATGGCCGAGGAACGGGGCACGCCGCGTTCCGTATCCCATGAAGTTTCCGGCATATTCCGGCGGTATTGAGTCGATGATATGCCGGTAGATGGCAGACGGGATCGCACCGGGGGAGAGGAGGGAGGCCATCTCCATCTCAAGCGAGCGGCAGAAATGATGGGATCTGATCGCCTCATCCGGGAGCGGGGCGCCAAACTGGTAGACGACGGTTTTGTCGGTATGGTATCCCTCATATCCACACCCGACATCAAGGAAGACGAGATCACCCTTCTCTAAAAGCCGGTCCCGGGAACCCAGGAGCGGAACGGCAGGGGAGAGACCGACCGAGCTTCCGGGACCGTTGAAGTAGCTCGGAGCAATCGAGTGCGTACCGAATGCGATCTGGCCAAGGACGATCTCGGTCTCAAACATCCCGAATCTGACGATCCCCTGATGCCCCTCCTCGATGAGGATGGTATGAAGTTCACACCCCAGCGCAGCCTCACTCATTCCGGCCCTCAGAATCTCCGGGACACGATCCTCAAGGACACGGGCATGGATGGCACCGGCCCGTCTCATGAGATCGATCTCGTAGGGGCTCTTCTCTGCCCGGACCGCCGCAATTACCCGGTCAAGAGAGAGGAACTGCTGTACCGGGAAGTACTTCCCAAACCGATCCAGAAGGGCGACCACAACGATCTCCGTCTCGATATGGCAGGTCGATGGGAACGATCCCATCCCCTCTGCCGCATCACGGTAACTCCGCATCGGGCGGATATCAGGGAAGGTTGATTCGCTTCGTGCCCTCTCATAGCTCCTCCTGACCCAGTAGACGGGATCACCATCCCTGGGGATGAAGAGCATCCCGTCCTGCATCGTCCCGGAGAAATAGTACTGGTTGATCTTTCCGGTGATGGCAGCCATCTCCCATCCGGGATCTCTTCTATCCATCCGTTCCCTGAACCGGGAGATTCTGGC
Above is a window of Methanocalculus alkaliphilus DNA encoding:
- a CDS encoding MATE family efflux transporter is translated as MHRGVSILTGDPKQAIIRLSVPVIIAMLLQSVYNLVDAIWVAGLGDGALAAVGFVTPLFLILVGLGTGLGAGVSSAISRRIGAGDRRGADYAAVQGIGIILLISAIITPILVLFAEPLAVAIGAGDAAELTATYARIVFLGTPFLLFCSVAYAIFNAEGSTRKTMYAMGASAVLNCILDPILIYPMGFGIAGAAMATVISILAVTVVICYWLFVERSTYVTLRRSDLRPEKKTTADIMTVGIPASLQFVMMSAVALLINALLLRTTGTSGVAVYTAGWRVVLFSIIPLIGISTALISISGAAYGARDHQRLKSIHRIALQYGLLISLILTAATWILAPALAAIFTYSPESAHMAPGITAFLRTICWFFPFVPAGIFSSAVFQGTGKGLSALILEFCRNILFITVFIQVLGITLGFGETGIWWGVVAGNCCGGLLGFLWTRRYIAGLIRHG
- a CDS encoding DNA alkylation repair protein; the protein is MDRVIGEIRAILQDGGDPELAERGKRFFKEKVTSYGFRTAEVTRIAKEFWKRIAAREKEEIFSLSEELFSSGYLEEAFIACTWLPMLKGRFEPADMDIFEDWIGRYIKNWATCDTFCNHTVGDLLMQFPDCTEYLLGWTGSGNRWFRRAAAVSLIVPARKGDFLPEVFAIADRLLTDEDDLVRKGYGWLLKEASRVHRDEVFAYVQEKKPMMPKTALRYAIELMPADMRAEAMKKDWT
- a CDS encoding cache domain-containing protein, which gives rise to MRWWNAVIVALLLITLPSAGCVGEEKLNDEMEELVAGSISLIERELIAITEITDQNADLLSEKGLDSPDALTIMGDRLRTIPYAHSSLVIGADGVVISAVPEEYAGIVGMDLSFQPAVRRANSEQVPIVSDLFWLVEGFYGISQSSPIFDADGEYLGYTDITYEPEILIRRVITPLLWERPYDLWVTDTNGTILYDTTAEEIGRNLFIDPAYQTGNLQEVFMEIVSSASGSTEYTFWDRHWGQEVRKEAVWGTAGVYGAEWRVVTTRSIGQERPDATLDLRPVPGADEIDAMRAFVDDAAAYARLHGREEAAAAFNDPEGPFVDGELYIFAYAMDGTTVALPFQQGLIGENRMAVTDRHGVRFIMDLIGMAERGGGSLYYIYPNPQNEFRDELKISYVTPVDETWFVGSGIYLPGRAAAFSQDEIDALTSRVHDARDGAMKLGREEALAAFNDQEREFAAGEAYIFAYGMDGTTLALPFQPEVIGSDRSSFRDRFGVPVLLWEIDVAARGGGFVYVTYHSPVTGEEGLKLCYVTPVDDAWFVGSGIYA
- a CDS encoding M24 family metallopeptidase; protein product: MSVKVPASELQARISRFRERMDRRDPGWEMAAITGKINQYYFSGTMQDGMLFIPRDGDPVYWVRRSYERARSESTFPDIRPMRSYRDAAEGMGSFPSTCHIETEIVVVALLDRFGKYFPVQQFLSLDRVIAAVRAEKSPYEIDLMRRAGAIHARVLEDRVPEILRAGMSEAALGCELHTILIEEGHQGIVRFGMFETEIVLGQIAFGTHSIAPSYFNGPGSSVGLSPAVPLLGSRDRLLEKGDLVFLDVGCGYEGYHTDKTVVYQFGAPLPDEAIRSHHFCRSLEMEMASLLSPGAIPSAIYRHIIDSIPPEYAGNFMGYGTRRAPFLGHGVGLQVDEYPVIAEGFDEPLTSGMAIAIEPKIGVTGVGMVGTENTYLVRPGGGESITGSSDGLIEVGF